One stretch of Flavobacterium sp. 9 DNA includes these proteins:
- a CDS encoding NifU family protein produces the protein MTKITIKETQNPTILKFEFEDFITQNQSFEFKNIDEAQASPLAQQLFYLPFVKTVYISGNFIAIERYSIVEWDDVKDAVAEQIIAFVDKGGVIIKVDETTTKKQPITVYGETTPNPAALKFVVSRMLTRNAVEYKNIDQTASSPLAKELFKFPYVKEVFIDENYISVTKYDINNWDEITLEVRSFIKQFIENGGTVLDETLIEVATKNDITKDEAFDKLDVTSQQIINILEEYVKPAVAADGGNIAFDSYNEEDKTVKVILQGACSGCPSSTFTLKSGIENMLKSMLNDEAIKVEALNA, from the coding sequence ATGACAAAAATCACCATAAAAGAAACTCAAAACCCAACGATCTTAAAGTTCGAGTTTGAAGATTTCATTACACAAAATCAAAGTTTTGAGTTCAAAAATATAGATGAAGCACAAGCATCTCCATTAGCACAACAATTATTCTATCTTCCGTTTGTAAAAACAGTTTATATTTCAGGAAACTTTATCGCTATCGAAAGATACAGTATTGTAGAATGGGACGACGTTAAAGACGCTGTTGCTGAACAAATTATAGCATTTGTTGACAAAGGTGGTGTTATCATAAAAGTTGACGAAACTACAACAAAGAAACAACCAATAACGGTTTATGGAGAAACAACTCCAAATCCTGCTGCTCTAAAATTTGTAGTTAGCAGAATGTTAACCAGAAATGCTGTAGAATACAAAAACATCGATCAGACTGCTTCTTCTCCTTTAGCAAAAGAATTATTCAAATTTCCATATGTAAAAGAGGTTTTTATTGATGAAAATTATATTTCGGTAACAAAATATGACATTAATAATTGGGATGAAATCACATTAGAAGTTAGATCTTTCATCAAACAATTTATCGAAAATGGAGGAACTGTTTTAGATGAAACTTTAATTGAAGTTGCGACTAAAAATGACATCACTAAAGATGAAGCATTTGACAAATTGGATGTTACTTCTCAACAAATCATTAACATTTTAGAAGAATATGTAAAACCTGCAGTTGCTGCTGACGGTGGAAATATTGCTTTTGATTCATATAATGAAGAAGACAAAACTGTAAAAGTAATTCTACAAGGTGCTTGCAGCGGTTGTCCGTCATCTACTTTTACTCTAAAAAGCGGAATCGAAAATATGCTAAAAAGTATGCTAAACGATGAAGCTATTAAAGTAGAAGCTTTAAACGCATAA
- a CDS encoding type IX secretion system membrane protein PorP/SprF encodes MEFRIKVLFIFIITSFYSYSQEGIPVYSDYLSDNYYLIHPSMAGAANCTKIRLTARKQWFGQEDAPSLQTLSMNGRIGERSGAGIILFNDKNGYHSQKGVKVTYAHHIMFSRDEIDLNQLSFGINAGLIQNQLDETKFGGTFDPIVYGQIQKDSYFNVDVGASYNYLDFYAHATVQGLLETRRDLYTDYESDNLRKYLLSAGYVFGKRENITWEPSILFQLFDKTKQKSIDLNMKAYKNMDFGSLWAALSYRRSFDGAEYRSGSGVSSQKLQYFTPIVGVNFNNFMFAYTYSQVVGDVKFDTGAYHQVTLGINLFCKRERYDCNCPAIN; translated from the coding sequence ATGGAATTTAGAATCAAGGTTTTATTCATTTTTATTATTACATCGTTTTATTCTTATTCACAAGAGGGGATTCCGGTTTATTCAGATTATTTATCCGATAATTACTATTTAATTCATCCGTCGATGGCGGGAGCGGCGAATTGTACAAAAATAAGATTGACAGCCAGAAAGCAATGGTTTGGTCAGGAAGACGCTCCGTCACTTCAAACTTTAAGCATGAACGGAAGAATTGGAGAAAGATCAGGTGCTGGTATTATCCTGTTTAATGATAAAAATGGTTACCATTCTCAAAAAGGTGTAAAGGTTACTTATGCACATCATATTATGTTCTCGAGAGACGAAATAGATTTAAATCAACTTTCGTTTGGTATAAATGCAGGTTTGATTCAAAATCAATTAGACGAAACTAAATTTGGAGGAACTTTTGATCCGATCGTTTATGGTCAAATTCAAAAAGATTCTTACTTCAATGTTGATGTTGGAGCTTCGTATAATTATTTAGATTTTTATGCTCATGCAACTGTTCAGGGTTTATTAGAGACTAGAAGAGATTTATATACGGACTATGAAAGTGATAACTTGAGAAAGTATTTACTTAGTGCGGGTTATGTTTTTGGAAAAAGAGAAAATATTACCTGGGAACCTTCTATTTTGTTTCAGCTATTTGATAAAACAAAACAGAAATCTATCGATTTAAACATGAAAGCGTATAAAAATATGGATTTCGGAAGTTTATGGGCTGCATTATCTTACAGAAGAAGTTTTGATGGTGCAGAATATAGAAGCGGAAGTGGAGTTTCATCTCAAAAATTACAATATTTTACGCCTATTGTTGGGGTGAATTTTAATAATTTCATGTTTGCTTATACGTATTCTCAAGTTGTAGGCGATGTAAAATTTGACACTGGTGCTTATCACCAGGTTACTTTGGGAATTAATTTATTTTGCAAAAGAGAACGTTACGACTGTAATTGTCCTGCTATTAATTAA
- a CDS encoding gamma carbonic anhydrase family protein has translation MLIKSVNGKTPQIPEDCYVAENATIIGDVTFGDSCSVWFNAVIRGDVHFIKIGNKVNIQDGAIIHCTYQKHPTIIGNNVSIGHNAIVHGCTVHDNVLIGMGAIVMDNCVIESNSIIAAGAVIIQNTVVTSGSIYAGVPAKKVKDIDQSDFAGEIERISNNYVMYSGWLKDEK, from the coding sequence ATGTTAATCAAATCTGTAAACGGAAAAACGCCTCAAATTCCTGAGGATTGTTATGTTGCCGAAAATGCTACGATTATTGGCGATGTTACTTTTGGAGATTCTTGTAGTGTTTGGTTTAACGCGGTAATTCGCGGCGATGTTCACTTTATCAAAATCGGGAACAAAGTAAATATTCAGGACGGAGCGATTATTCATTGCACGTATCAAAAACATCCCACTATTATTGGAAATAATGTTTCGATAGGACATAATGCGATTGTACATGGTTGTACGGTTCATGATAATGTTTTAATAGGAATGGGCGCAATCGTAATGGACAATTGTGTCATAGAAAGTAATTCTATTATTGCAGCCGGAGCAGTTATAATTCAAAATACTGTTGTAACTTCTGGAAGTATTTACGCTGGTGTTCCGGCAAAAAAAGTAAAAGATATTGATCAATCTGACTTTGCAGGCGAAATCGAGCGTATTTCGAACAATTATGTAATGTATTCCGGATGGCTTAAAGACGAAAAATAA